One window from the genome of Rhodobacteraceae bacterium S2214 encodes:
- the ribD gene encoding bifunctional diaminohydroxyphosphoribosylaminopyrimidine deaminase/5-amino-6-(5-phosphoribosylamino)uracil reductase RibD has product MSLALQLGRRGQGQVWPNPAVGCVIVRDGRIVGRGRTMVGGRPHAEVAALAEAGNAAKGAVVYVTLEPCAHHGKTPPCADALIDAKVAKVVIATGDPDPRVSGRGIAMLKAAGIQIETGILKSEADRDHQGFFQRVLKQRPFLTLKLAVTLDGRIATRTGESQWITGPAARTAVHGMRARHDAVMVGAGTMRSDDPQLTVRGMGSRRQPARVIVSSDLNFPLESRLFQDTETSPVLLCHGPVDPADFTAMGAESLPCGLHNDRLDLNDAMKALSARGITRVFCEGGGGLAASLLRTDLVDRLEVFQAGKVIGGDGTPAVAPMDVSHLIDAARFSLIETRRIGDDVLSSWDRS; this is encoded by the coding sequence ATGTCGCTCGCCCTTCAATTGGGGCGGCGTGGCCAAGGTCAGGTTTGGCCTAATCCTGCAGTTGGCTGCGTCATTGTACGTGACGGTCGCATCGTCGGCAGGGGCCGGACAATGGTCGGCGGGCGCCCACATGCTGAAGTTGCGGCCTTAGCCGAAGCCGGTAACGCGGCCAAGGGTGCGGTCGTCTATGTCACGTTGGAACCTTGCGCGCACCACGGCAAAACGCCGCCATGTGCCGACGCATTGATTGACGCCAAGGTGGCTAAAGTCGTTATCGCGACCGGAGACCCTGACCCGCGCGTCAGCGGACGCGGCATTGCAATGCTCAAAGCCGCAGGAATTCAAATCGAAACCGGCATCCTAAAGTCCGAGGCAGATCGCGACCATCAAGGCTTTTTTCAACGTGTTTTGAAGCAACGCCCATTCTTAACCTTGAAACTTGCGGTTACGTTGGACGGACGGATCGCCACCCGAACCGGCGAAAGCCAGTGGATCACGGGCCCCGCTGCACGGACTGCGGTTCATGGCATGCGCGCGCGCCACGATGCTGTCATGGTCGGTGCTGGAACAATGCGGTCTGATGATCCGCAGTTAACCGTTCGGGGCATGGGGTCGCGTCGCCAACCGGCGCGTGTGATTGTTTCATCTGACCTGAATTTCCCATTAGAGTCACGCCTGTTCCAAGACACCGAAACCAGCCCGGTCCTTTTGTGTCACGGTCCGGTCGATCCGGCGGATTTTACGGCGATGGGGGCGGAAAGCCTGCCTTGTGGGCTCCACAACGATAGGCTCGACCTGAACGACGCGATGAAAGCACTGTCGGCCCGTGGCATCACCCGCGTGTTTTGTGAAGGCGGCGGTGGACTGGCGGCTTCTTTGTTGCGCACGGATTTAGTGGATCGCCTTGAAGTATTTCAGGCCGGCAAGGTCATCGGTGGCGATGGCACTCCGGCGGTCGCGCCCATGGATGTCTCGCACCTTATTGATGCGGCTCGGTTTTCTTTGATCGAAACGCGGCGCATCGGTGATGACGTGTTGTCATCTTGGGACCGAAGCTAA
- the nrdR gene encoding transcriptional regulator NrdR, with the protein MRCPFCGNVDTQVKDSRPAEDHVAIRRRRFCPACGGRFTTYERVQLRDLVVIKSNGRREDFDRDKLERSIRISLQKRPVEPERMDQMISGIVRRLESMGETDIPSTTIGEIVMESLARIDTVAYVRFASVYKNFQAADDFDKFVSELRPDNLPDT; encoded by the coding sequence ATGCGGTGTCCATTTTGCGGAAACGTCGATACCCAGGTGAAGGATTCACGTCCGGCCGAAGACCATGTTGCAATTCGCCGTCGCCGTTTTTGCCCTGCTTGCGGCGGGCGCTTTACGACGTATGAACGTGTGCAATTGCGCGATCTTGTGGTGATTAAGTCCAACGGACGTCGGGAAGACTTTGACCGTGATAAGCTCGAACGCTCGATCCGCATTTCGCTTCAAAAACGCCCTGTTGAACCGGAACGTATGGACCAAATGATAAGCGGTATAGTGCGTCGATTGGAAAGCATGGGTGAAACTGATATTCCATCAACGACCATTGGTGAAATCGTCATGGAAAGTCTTGCGCGTATTGATACCGTCGCTTACGTGCGTTTTGCGAGTGTTTATAAGAATTTCCAGGCTGCGGACGATTTCGACAAGTTTGTGAGCGAACTGCGGCCCGATAACCTGCCCGACACGTGA
- a CDS encoding chemotaxis protein CheD, translated as MSIKSVVQGEYSVSSLAEDQLTTVLGSCIAACIYDVKAEIGGMNHFLLPGGNGDSASNVKYGAFLMELLVNELLKAGASKESMKARLYGGGKMNAALGDVGARNIAFAREYLGNESIPLEFEDVGGTLARRITMLPTIGKVDVRLIQSEAETVTEEITSHRKSPSEVMFF; from the coding sequence ATGAGTATCAAAAGTGTCGTTCAAGGCGAATACTCGGTTTCATCTTTGGCTGAAGATCAACTGACTACCGTTTTGGGGTCCTGTATCGCGGCCTGTATTTATGACGTTAAGGCTGAAATTGGTGGCATGAACCATTTCCTTTTGCCCGGGGGAAACGGCGATTCCGCAAGTAACGTAAAGTATGGTGCGTTTTTGATGGAGTTGTTGGTGAACGAACTATTGAAAGCTGGAGCGAGTAAAGAATCAATGAAGGCTCGCTTATACGGAGGCGGCAAGATGAATGCCGCATTAGGCGATGTCGGCGCGCGCAATATTGCGTTTGCCCGCGAGTATTTGGGAAATGAGAGTATCCCACTAGAGTTTGAAGATGTTGGCGGAACCCTTGCGCGGCGGATCACAATGCTACCCACTATCGGTAAGGTCGACGTGAGGCTCATCCAAAGTGAGGCTGAAACCGTAACTGAAGAAATCACGTCGCATCGTAAATCGCCATCTGAAGTCATGTTTTTTTAG